One Mercenaria mercenaria strain notata chromosome 12, MADL_Memer_1, whole genome shotgun sequence DNA segment encodes these proteins:
- the LOC123533708 gene encoding cilia- and flagella-associated protein 251-like has translation MADEEGKKSASPKPTSPTGEQEEKPPSPTQQAGEGDAQTEARSPVQTTEEDGKPLSPTEDKKADDAGRKSRSPEPGQEEQVEQPSEAGPDDAGRQSKSPVQKEPSVEEEKNENADGEEEQAEKMEAETTEQATEQAPETEAAGGDDEAPETSKEEPEQQQQEPNEEVKEPEAETTEQPVEQEATQEEAQARPSSAASQKSKPESPKPTPEEPQVAEIPEAPQIPSPERPESGLEGTMSNTALNIIWSFGLNRNVPVLNLTDNTRKVIMYSCAHVGILYDFNSNRQHILQGHSNPISCTCVSEDKRWLVTGDRGKDSMVIVWDTYTGVPIQTIFDTTGSDEGGVVAVGMTPDARYLATLSAAKSQVLSIWEWTVDGETPLCSAQLKPSYGVQNFILFNPEDIHYLVTNSDSQVIFFNWSNGHMEYFAPPLTDQDFNKQVGRYSQSIFQRNSSRALTATSIGNLVVWDNNKPVTKEQIEEIYKHEVVSSEPSANKKALKIIRLQDRGINVITTTDRYIVVGDVAGHVKFFDQSLKLVHWYQDLNLGPIASVSFAFNPEFFGLAREGTNYPPDATIQAKQFVIRDFVVGSSIAIFGNVTADGTKVKVIHREHDAAIHALAAHPTQPIVVIGSYSGLLKAWNYEKKQVMVSRAFQRGNLIRCCSFSPNGAYLAVGFVNGSVRILDSITLQDEVQEPFRYARDAITHIEFSHDSKYLATADAEYTVSVYVHCRGIDVEPYQYLGRYRAHYKPIKDLMFGIQLDADVPRLLSLGADRFLVEYDLENSTKDDLRLASTDRIEQSAVPQCMTWYPPITKEHFIVTASDQVWELPRNF, from the exons ATGGCGGACGAAGAAGGAAAGAAATCTGCCAGCCCAAAACCAACTTCCCCCACTGGAGAACAAGAGGAGAAACCACCAAGTCCAACACAGCAGGCAGGTGAAGGTGATGCACAAACGGAAGCAAGAAGTCCAGTGCAAACTACAGAAGAAGATGGTAAACCTTTAAGCCCTACAGAAGATAAAAAAGCAGATGATGCTGGACGTAAGTCAAGGAGTCCGGAGCCTGGACAAGAAGAGCAAGTAGAGCAGCCTTCAGAGGCTGGCCCTGATGATGCTGGTAGGCAGTCAAAAAGTCCTGTACAAAAAGAGCCATCTGTTGAggaggaaaaaaatgaaaatgctgatGGAGAAGAAGAACAAGCAGAAAAAATGGAAGCTGAAACAACTGAACAAG CTACAGAACAAGCTCCAGAAACTGAGGCAGCCGGTGGAGACGACGAGGCACCTGAAACGTCAAAAGAAGAACCTGAACAACAGCAGCAAGAACCAAATGAAGAAGTGAAAGAACCAGAGGCTGAAACAACTGAACAGCCTGTGGAACAAGAAGCAACTCAAG AAGAAGCTCAAGCCAGACCTTCCTCTGCTGCCAGTCAGAAGAGCAAGCCTGAATCTCCAAAACCTACTCCTGAGGAGCCCCAGGTGGCAGAGATACCAGAGGCCCCACAAATACCGTCACCAGAGAGACCAGAATCAGGACTGGAAGGCACAATGTCAAATACAGCTTTG AATATTATTTGGTCGTTTGGACTGAATCGCAATGTTCCTGTGTTGAACTTGACAGACAATACAAGAAAAGTGATAATGTACTCCTGTGCCCATGTTGGAATCTTATACGACTTCAACAGTAACAGACAGCATATTCTTCAAGGACAT TCTAATCCTATCAGTTGTACATGTGTCAGTGAAGACAAGCGGTGGTTGGTGACAGGAGACAGGGGAAAAGACAGTATGGTTATAGTTTGGGACACATATACAGG GGTTCCAATCCAAACAATATTTGACACAACAGGAAGTGATGAAGGTGGGGTTGTTGCAGTAGGAATGACTCCGGATGCTAGGTATCTAGCCACTTTAAGTGCAGCAAAATCACAG GTATTGTCAATCTGGGAGTGGACGGTGGATGGAGAGACACCCTTGTGCTCTGCTCAGCTTAAACCCTCGTATGGCGTACAGAACTTCATACTCTTCAATCCAGAAGATATACACTATCTAGTGACCAACAGTGACTCTCAAGTGATCTTTTTTAATTGG AGCAATGGTCACATGGAATATTTTGCACCTCCACTGACAGACCAAGATTTCAACAAACAGGTTGGTCGCTACAGCCAGTCAATATTCCAGAGGAACAGTTCTCGAGCTCTCACTGCCACTTCCATCGGAAATCTTGTTGTATGGGATAACAATAAACCTGTTACTAAAG AGCAAATAGAGGAGATTTACAAACATGAAG TTGTGAGTTCTGAACCATCAGCCAACAAGAAAGCTCTCAAAATCATTAGATTACAGGACAGAGGTATCAATGTGATAACAACCACAGATAG GTATATTGTGGTTGGAGATGTAGCAGGCCATGTTAAATTCTTTGATCAGAGCTTAAAGTTGGTTCATTG GTACCAAGATTTGAATCTAGGACCCATCGCATCTGTCTCTTTTGCATTTAATCCAGAATTCTTTGGCTT GGCAAGAGAAGGCACCAATTACCCTCCTGACGCTACAATACAAGCCAAGCAATTTGTAATACGTGACTTTGTTGTTGGTAGCAGCATTGCTATCTTTGGAAATGTGACAGCTGATGGaaccaaggtcaaggttatcCATAGAGAACATGATGCTGCAATACATGCCCTTGCAGCTCATCCCACACA GCCAATTGTTGTCATAGGAAGCTATTCTGGTTTGCTCAAAGCCTGGAATTATGAAAAGaa aCAAGTAATGGTGTCGCGGGCCTTCCAGAGAGGAAATCTCATCAGGTGTTGCAGTTTCTCTCCCAACGGAGCATATCTTG CTGTGGGTTTTGTGAATGGTTCAGTTCGGATCTTGGATTCTATCACTCTGCAGGATGAAGTTCAGGAGCCATTTAGATATGCCAGGGATGCCATCACACACATAGAGTTCTCCCACGACTCAAAATATCTCGCTACAGCT GATGCTGAGTATACAGTGTCGGTATATGTGCACTGTCGTGGGATAGATGTAGAACCGTATCAATATCTTGGTAGATACAGGGCTCACTACAAACCTATTAAAGATTTAATGTTTGGTATACAACTTGATGCTGATGTGCCCAGATTGTTGTCGCTAGGTGCTGACAGATTTCTT GTGGAGTATGATTTAGAAAACAGTACGAAGGATGATTTACGTTTGGCAAGTACAGATCGTATAGAGCAAAGTGCTGTACCACAATGTATGACCTGGTATCCACCAATCACAAAGGAACATTTCATTGTTACAGCAAGTGATCAGGTATGGGAACTTCCTAGGAACTTCTAG